One segment of Streptomyces sp. NBC_00576 DNA contains the following:
- a CDS encoding sialidase family protein: protein MPSSLRARLRFTLTAVFTTAALLLALPGPAGAEQATATATFEQQVLFRASQDPGYSCYRIPAIVRTLKGTLLAFAEGRRDNCGDAGDIDIVVKRSTDDGRTWGPLRVVNDGGVDTHGNPTPIVDRETGRIILAESWNTGRGGGNCPVPCDRSPHLQYSDDDGLTWSEPRDLSAEIMPPEWNSWYATGPVHGIQLTRGEHAGRLVFGVNTETWEGSRISANHAALIFSDDGGDHWKVGATDSWPIAADGTFRQKPSEVTLTERSDGVILVSGREQDGTDLGHRTQAFSADGGSSFLTPFRALPDLYAPQVQCSTVGFGVRVLLACPADPDRRRTMMIRSSYDGGRTWDSVDRGTVVTRDWSGYSDLVKIDSETVGLMYEGGTVEARDEIRFARFTEDWLTPARGPDPTTRDLAPNARPAAVLGGAAQTTGVFGGGAVEFDGVDDAVRLPYSDRLPLGTKDFTVALWFRSTATTGDRPLLWMGGVGSTQPQIWLRAEPASNRVRGLMTVREGASAVRTASATSVGTYNDGQWHFVALRRGGGQFTLFVDGTAVSVADVAGTVSRNSAFGVHIGQRVDSLQHFSGAIDDVRVWDRALGASELSTASMTATVDPATATSSTVLWLPMDQVNASRSAR from the coding sequence ATGCCGTCAAGTCTTCGCGCACGTCTCAGATTCACCCTCACGGCCGTGTTCACCACGGCCGCTCTGCTGCTCGCACTGCCGGGCCCCGCAGGCGCCGAACAGGCCACCGCGACGGCCACGTTCGAGCAGCAGGTGCTCTTCCGGGCCTCCCAGGACCCCGGATACTCCTGTTACCGGATCCCCGCGATCGTCCGGACCCTGAAGGGCACTCTGCTGGCCTTCGCCGAGGGGCGCAGAGACAACTGCGGGGACGCCGGTGACATCGATATCGTCGTCAAGCGGTCGACCGACGACGGGCGCACCTGGGGCCCGCTCCGGGTCGTCAACGACGGCGGGGTCGACACGCACGGCAACCCGACGCCGATCGTGGACCGGGAGACCGGTCGCATCATCCTCGCGGAGAGCTGGAACACGGGCCGGGGCGGCGGCAACTGCCCGGTGCCGTGCGACCGCAGCCCCCATCTGCAGTACAGCGACGACGACGGGCTGACCTGGTCCGAGCCGCGCGACCTGAGCGCCGAGATCATGCCGCCCGAGTGGAACTCCTGGTATGCGACGGGCCCCGTCCACGGCATCCAGCTCACCCGGGGCGAGCACGCGGGCCGGCTCGTCTTCGGTGTCAACACCGAGACGTGGGAAGGCAGTCGGATCAGCGCCAACCACGCCGCACTGATCTTCAGCGACGACGGCGGCGACCACTGGAAGGTCGGGGCCACCGACAGCTGGCCGATCGCGGCGGACGGCACCTTCCGGCAGAAACCGTCCGAGGTGACGCTCACCGAGCGCTCGGACGGGGTGATCCTGGTCAGCGGACGCGAACAGGACGGGACCGATCTCGGCCACCGCACCCAGGCCTTCAGCGCGGACGGCGGCAGCAGCTTCCTCACCCCGTTCCGCGCCCTCCCGGATCTCTACGCACCCCAGGTCCAGTGCTCCACCGTCGGCTTCGGCGTCCGTGTGCTGCTGGCCTGCCCGGCCGATCCCGACCGGCGCCGGACGATGATGATCCGCTCCTCGTACGACGGCGGGCGCACCTGGGACAGCGTGGACCGGGGCACGGTGGTCACCCGGGACTGGTCCGGCTACTCCGACCTGGTGAAGATCGACAGCGAGACGGTGGGCCTGATGTACGAGGGCGGCACCGTCGAGGCGCGCGACGAGATCCGCTTCGCCCGCTTCACGGAGGACTGGCTGACACCAGCGCGCGGTCCGGACCCGACCACCCGTGACCTGGCCCCGAACGCCCGTCCGGCCGCCGTCCTCGGCGGCGCCGCGCAGACGACCGGTGTGTTCGGCGGCGGTGCGGTGGAGTTCGACGGCGTGGACGACGCCGTACGCCTCCCGTACAGCGACCGGCTGCCGCTCGGCACCAAGGACTTCACCGTGGCCCTCTGGTTCCGTTCCACGGCGACGACGGGCGACCGGCCGCTGCTGTGGATGGGCGGGGTCGGCTCCACCCAGCCGCAGATCTGGCTCCGCGCCGAGCCCGCGAGCAACCGCGTCCGGGGCCTGATGACCGTCCGGGAGGGCGCGTCGGCCGTCAGGACGGCGTCCGCGACCTCCGTGGGCACCTACAACGACGGCCAGTGGCACTTCGTGGCACTGCGCCGTGGCGGCGGCCAGTTCACCCTCTTCGTCGACGGTACGGCGGTCAGCGTGGCGGACGTGGCCGGTACCGTCAGCCGCAACTCGGCGTTCGGGGTGCACATCGGGCAACGGGTGGACAGCTTGCAGCACTTCAGCGGTGCGATCGACGATGTCCGGGTCTGGGACCGGGCGTTGGGCGCGTCGGAACTGTCCACGGCTTCCATGACGGCGACGGTGGACCCGGCCACGGCCACGAGCAGCACGGTGCTGTGGCTGCCCATGGATCAGGTGAACGCGAGTCGCTCCGCGCGATAG
- a CDS encoding MFS transporter small subunit, translating into MSSESSPSESGGPSPDRRPLIAFAWLWVGAPLCYGLYELVQKATQLFTG; encoded by the coding sequence ATGTCCAGCGAGAGCAGTCCGTCTGAGAGCGGGGGCCCGTCGCCCGACCGCCGGCCCCTGATCGCGTTCGCCTGGCTGTGGGTGGGGGCGCCACTCTGCTACGGGCTCTATGAGCTGGTGCAGAAGGCGACACAGCTGTTCACAGGGTAA
- a CDS encoding MarR family winged helix-turn-helix transcriptional regulator, translating into MSVELRSIRVLPSWILGRAADRGRALVAAALAGEGLKMWHHVVLSAVAELGPVAQAELVRGVGLDAKDMVGVLNDLQTAGLVVRAPDPHDRRKNAVTVTAQGRRLLARCERAARKANDELLAPLTVVERELLTALLTRVSGTG; encoded by the coding sequence ATGTCTGTCGAACTTCGTTCCATACGGGTCCTCCCCAGCTGGATCCTGGGGAGGGCTGCCGACCGCGGGCGGGCACTGGTCGCCGCCGCGCTGGCCGGCGAAGGGCTGAAGATGTGGCATCACGTGGTGCTCTCCGCCGTCGCGGAGCTGGGCCCGGTCGCGCAGGCCGAACTGGTGCGCGGGGTGGGGCTCGACGCCAAGGACATGGTCGGCGTCCTCAATGACCTCCAGACCGCCGGACTGGTCGTACGCGCACCCGATCCGCACGACCGGCGCAAGAACGCGGTGACGGTCACGGCCCAGGGGCGGCGGCTGCTGGCCCGCTGTGAGCGGGCCGCGCGAAAGGCCAACGACGAGCTGCTGGCGCCGCTCACGGTCGTGGAACGCGAGCTGTTGACGGCCCTGCTCACCCGGGTTTCGGGCACCGGATAG
- a CDS encoding beta-ketoacyl-ACP synthase III, translating into MNGSRITAVGHYQPAKVLTNEDLAGLVDTNDEWIRSRVGIRTRHIAGPDEPVDELAAHAGAKALAAAGLAASDIDLVLVATSTAVDRSPNMAARVANRLGMPSPATMDLNVVCAGFTHALATADHAVRAGGSVRALVIGADKMSAVTDWTDRTTCVLVGDGAGAAVVEACPAPVGPEPAGIGPVLWGSVPEMGHAVRIEGTPSRFAQEGQSVYRWATTQLPGIARQACERAGLTPEDLAAVVLHQANLRIIEPLAAKIGAVNAIVARDVIESGNTSAASIPLAFSKLVERGEISTGDPVLLFGFGGNLSYAGQVVRCP; encoded by the coding sequence ATGAACGGCTCGCGTATCACCGCCGTCGGTCACTACCAGCCCGCCAAGGTGCTCACCAACGAGGATCTGGCGGGTCTGGTCGACACCAACGACGAGTGGATCAGAAGCCGGGTGGGCATCCGTACGCGCCACATCGCCGGACCTGACGAGCCTGTCGACGAGCTCGCCGCGCACGCCGGCGCCAAGGCGCTCGCGGCGGCGGGCCTGGCCGCGAGCGACATCGACCTCGTCCTCGTCGCCACCTCGACCGCCGTCGACCGTTCCCCGAACATGGCCGCCCGGGTCGCGAACCGGCTCGGCATGCCCTCGCCGGCCACGATGGACCTCAACGTCGTGTGTGCCGGCTTCACCCACGCCCTGGCCACGGCCGACCACGCCGTCCGGGCCGGGGGATCGGTGCGGGCACTGGTCATCGGCGCCGACAAGATGTCCGCGGTGACGGACTGGACCGACCGCACGACCTGCGTACTCGTCGGAGACGGAGCGGGCGCGGCGGTCGTCGAGGCCTGTCCGGCGCCCGTCGGGCCGGAGCCCGCCGGCATCGGGCCCGTGCTGTGGGGTTCGGTGCCCGAGATGGGACACGCGGTACGGATCGAGGGCACACCCTCGCGGTTCGCCCAGGAGGGGCAGAGCGTCTACCGCTGGGCCACCACCCAGCTGCCGGGCATCGCCCGCCAGGCCTGCGAGCGCGCCGGTCTCACCCCCGAGGACCTCGCCGCCGTGGTCCTGCACCAGGCCAACCTGCGCATCATCGAACCGCTGGCGGCGAAGATCGGCGCGGTGAACGCCATCGTGGCACGCGATGTCATCGAGTCCGGCAACACCTCGGCCGCCAGCATCCCGCTCGCCTTCTCGAAACTGGTCGAACGCGGCGAGATCTCCACCGGTGACCCGGTCCTGCTGTTCGGCTTCGGCGGCAACCTCTCGTATGCGGGACAGGTCGTCCGCTGCCCGTGA
- the fdhD gene encoding formate dehydrogenase accessory sulfurtransferase FdhD: MGRVTERRKVIRIRDGAISTRPDTLVAEEPMEIRLNGKPIAITMRTPGDDFALAVGFLVSEGVLAERRELRNIVYCAGATTDGSNTYNVVDVSTAPDVVLPDITLERNVYTTSSCGLCGKASLDAVRTTARWAIDDGAGAPPVRLAPELLASLPDRLRASQRVFDRTGGLHAAALFTEEGELLDIREDVGRHNAVDKLVGRALQNGGLPLSRTILLVSGRASFELAQKAVMAGIPVLAAVSAPSSLAVDLAAESGLTLVGFLRGANMNVYAGEDRIALQAAASQG; this comes from the coding sequence ATGGGACGAGTCACGGAACGACGCAAGGTGATCCGGATCCGGGACGGGGCGATCTCCACCCGGCCGGACACGCTCGTCGCCGAGGAACCCATGGAGATCCGGCTGAACGGCAAGCCGATCGCCATCACCATGCGGACGCCGGGCGACGACTTCGCGCTCGCCGTCGGCTTCCTGGTGAGCGAGGGCGTGCTCGCCGAGCGGCGCGAACTGCGGAACATCGTGTACTGCGCGGGCGCCACGACGGACGGCTCGAACACCTACAACGTGGTGGACGTGAGCACGGCCCCGGACGTGGTGCTGCCCGACATCACACTGGAGCGGAACGTGTACACGACGTCCTCGTGCGGCCTGTGCGGCAAGGCGAGCCTCGACGCCGTCCGCACGACGGCCCGCTGGGCCATCGACGACGGCGCCGGCGCTCCCCCGGTCCGACTGGCGCCCGAACTGCTCGCGAGCCTCCCCGACCGGCTCCGCGCGTCCCAACGGGTGTTCGACCGGACCGGGGGTCTGCACGCGGCTGCCCTGTTCACGGAGGAGGGCGAGCTGCTCGACATCCGAGAGGACGTGGGCCGGCACAACGCGGTCGACAAATTGGTCGGCCGGGCTCTGCAGAACGGCGGCCTGCCCCTGTCCCGCACGATCCTGCTCGTCTCGGGCCGGGCTTCCTTCGAGCTGGCGCAGAAGGCGGTCATGGCCGGGATTCCGGTGCTGGCGGCCGTCTCGGCACCCTCGTCGCTCGCCGTCGACCTGGCGGCCGAGTCGGGGCTGACCCTGGTGGGCTTCCTCCGGGGCGCCAACATGAACGTGTACGCGGGCGAGGACCGTATCGCCCTGCAGGCCGCGGCCTCCCAGGGCTGA
- a CDS encoding ABC transporter permease produces MTQPVSPPRSSTDKVPSAGQLPAWRGMVARADVRTLSLLGVLAALIVVGGITKPDEFLDTRNLQLVLTQASVIGVVTVGMTFVIMSGGIDLSVGAIVALSSVWATTVATQEYGFAGILFTAVLVGVGCGLVNGLLIAYGGMVPFIATLAMLASARGLALQITDGATQIVTINSVLDLGEREAYILGIPPLVLVFAVVTILGWLILNRTTFGRRTVAVGGNAEAARLAGIDVRRQRLYLYLLSGLCCGIAAFLLIILTGSGQNTNGNLYELDAIAAAIIGGTLLSGGRGTIVGSVLGVLIFITITNIFSLNNLQSDVQQIAKGAIIVVAVLVQRRTASTT; encoded by the coding sequence ATGACGCAACCCGTGTCCCCGCCGCGCAGCAGCACCGACAAGGTCCCGTCGGCCGGTCAACTCCCCGCCTGGAGAGGCATGGTGGCCCGCGCCGATGTCCGCACCCTCTCCCTCCTCGGTGTCCTGGCCGCGCTGATCGTCGTCGGCGGCATCACCAAGCCCGACGAGTTCCTCGACACCCGCAACCTCCAACTCGTCCTCACCCAGGCCTCGGTGATCGGCGTCGTCACCGTCGGTATGACCTTCGTCATCATGTCGGGTGGCATCGATCTGTCGGTCGGCGCGATCGTCGCCCTCTCCTCGGTGTGGGCGACCACCGTCGCCACCCAGGAGTACGGCTTCGCCGGCATCCTCTTCACCGCGGTGCTCGTCGGAGTGGGCTGCGGACTGGTCAACGGGCTGCTCATCGCGTACGGCGGGATGGTCCCGTTCATCGCCACGCTCGCCATGCTGGCCTCGGCGCGCGGACTCGCCCTCCAGATCACGGACGGCGCGACGCAGATCGTCACGATCAACAGCGTTCTCGACCTGGGCGAGCGTGAGGCGTACATCCTCGGCATCCCGCCGTTGGTGCTGGTCTTCGCGGTAGTGACGATCCTCGGCTGGCTGATCCTGAACCGCACCACCTTCGGCCGCCGCACGGTCGCCGTGGGAGGCAACGCGGAGGCGGCCCGCCTGGCCGGCATCGACGTACGCCGCCAGCGCCTCTACCTCTACCTCCTGTCCGGACTGTGCTGCGGGATCGCCGCCTTCCTGCTGATCATCCTGACCGGCTCGGGTCAGAACACCAACGGCAACCTGTACGAGCTCGACGCCATCGCCGCCGCGATCATCGGCGGCACCCTGCTCAGCGGAGGCCGCGGCACCATCGTCGGCTCCGTCCTGGGCGTCCTGATCTTCATCACCATCACCAACATCTTCTCCCTGAACAACCTGCAGAGCGATGTGCAGCAGATCGCCAAGGGCGCGATCATCGTCGTCGCCGTGCTCGTCCAGCGCCGTACCGCCAGCACGACCTGA
- a CDS encoding ROK family transcriptional regulator: MTARPANAHQARLLRLLRDGGPNSRAQLGDQVDLSRSKLAVEVDRLLETGLVVADGLAASRGGRRSHNIRLAPALRFLGVDIGATSIDIAVTNAELEVLGHLNQPMDVREGPVAVFEQVLSMAAKLRATGLAEGFDGAGIGVPGPVRFPEGVPVAPPIMPGWDGFPVREALSQELGCPVMVDNDVNLMAMGEQHAGVARSVGDFLCIKIGTGIGCGIVVGGEVHRGVTGSAGDIGHIQAVPDGRPCACGNRGCLEAHFSGAALARDAKEAAQQGLSAELAARWEASGALSAVDVAAAAAAGDATSLDLIREGGNRTGQVIAGLVSFFNPGLVVIGGGVTGLGHTLLAAIRTQVYRQSLPLATGNLPIVLGELGPTAGVIGAARLISDHLFSPA, encoded by the coding sequence ATGACCGCACGACCCGCGAACGCCCACCAGGCCCGGCTGCTGCGGCTGTTGCGTGACGGTGGGCCCAACTCCCGGGCCCAGCTGGGGGATCAGGTCGACCTGTCACGGTCCAAACTGGCCGTGGAGGTGGACCGGCTCCTGGAGACGGGCCTGGTCGTGGCCGACGGACTCGCCGCCTCGCGCGGCGGACGCCGGTCCCACAACATCCGGCTCGCCCCCGCCCTGCGCTTCCTCGGCGTCGACATCGGCGCGACCTCGATCGACATCGCGGTCACCAACGCCGAACTCGAAGTGCTGGGGCACCTCAACCAGCCCATGGACGTACGCGAGGGCCCGGTCGCGGTCTTCGAGCAAGTCCTGTCCATGGCAGCCAAGTTGAGAGCCACCGGGCTCGCGGAGGGGTTCGACGGCGCCGGCATAGGCGTCCCCGGTCCGGTCCGCTTCCCCGAGGGCGTACCGGTCGCCCCGCCGATCATGCCCGGCTGGGACGGCTTCCCCGTACGGGAGGCGCTCAGTCAGGAACTGGGCTGCCCGGTGATGGTCGACAACGACGTGAACCTGATGGCGATGGGGGAGCAGCACGCGGGCGTCGCCCGTTCCGTGGGCGACTTCCTCTGCATCAAGATCGGCACGGGTATCGGCTGCGGCATCGTCGTCGGCGGTGAGGTCCACCGTGGAGTGACGGGCAGCGCCGGCGACATCGGGCACATCCAGGCGGTGCCCGACGGCCGTCCGTGCGCCTGCGGCAACCGGGGGTGCCTGGAGGCCCACTTCAGTGGCGCCGCTCTCGCCCGCGACGCCAAAGAGGCAGCCCAGCAGGGACTTTCGGCGGAACTCGCGGCCCGGTGGGAGGCGAGCGGCGCACTGAGCGCCGTCGACGTCGCTGCCGCCGCTGCCGCCGGGGACGCCACCTCGCTCGACCTGATCCGCGAGGGCGGCAACCGCACCGGCCAGGTCATCGCCGGTCTGGTCAGCTTCTTCAACCCCGGCCTGGTGGTGATCGGCGGCGGGGTGACCGGCCTCGGCCACACCCTGCTCGCCGCGATCCGGACCCAGGTCTACCGCCAGTCGCTGCCATTGGCGACCGGCAACCTGCCCATCGTTCTGGGGGAGTTGGGCCCCACCGCCGGAGTCATCGGCGCGGCCCGGCTGATCAGCGACCACCTGTTCTCACCCGCGTAG
- a CDS encoding OFA family MFS transporter produces the protein MSPPVAPPGWSRWLVPPAALSVHLSIGQAYAWSVFKPPLESALGLSGTQSALPFQLGIVMLGLSAAFGGTLVERNGPRWAMTVALICFSSGFLIASLGAATEQYWLIVFGYGFVGGIGLGIGYISPVSTLIKWFPDRPGMATGIAIMGFGGGALIASPWSAQMLESFGSDSSGIALAFLVHGLSYAVFMTLGVLLVRVPRSEKPADSGASGPGVLAGVQVSARSAVRTPQFWCLWVILCMNVTAGIGILEKAAPMIKDFFADSSTPVSVSAAAGFVALLSAANMAGRIGWSSTSDLIGRKNIYRVYLGVGALMYASIAWFGDSSKPLFILCALVILSFYGGGFATIPAYLKDLFGTYQVGAIHGRLLTAWSTAGVLGPLIVNWIADRQEEAGKHGSALYGLSFYIMIGLLAVGFVANELVRPVDPRHHIPAPKEAADVQREQSV, from the coding sequence ATGAGTCCCCCTGTAGCACCGCCCGGCTGGAGCCGCTGGCTCGTTCCGCCGGCCGCCCTCTCGGTCCATCTCTCCATAGGTCAGGCCTACGCCTGGAGCGTCTTCAAGCCGCCCCTGGAATCGGCCCTCGGCCTCAGCGGCACGCAGAGCGCGCTGCCCTTCCAGCTCGGCATCGTCATGCTCGGCCTGTCCGCCGCGTTCGGCGGCACCCTCGTCGAGCGCAACGGGCCGCGCTGGGCCATGACCGTCGCCCTGATCTGCTTCTCCTCCGGCTTCCTGATCGCCTCGCTCGGCGCCGCGACCGAGCAGTACTGGCTGATCGTCTTCGGCTACGGCTTCGTCGGCGGCATCGGCCTCGGCATCGGCTACATCTCGCCCGTCTCCACCCTGATCAAGTGGTTCCCGGACCGGCCCGGCATGGCCACCGGCATCGCGATCATGGGCTTCGGCGGCGGCGCGCTGATCGCCTCGCCCTGGTCGGCGCAGATGCTGGAGTCGTTCGGCTCCGACAGCTCCGGGATCGCGCTCGCCTTCCTGGTGCACGGACTGTCGTACGCCGTGTTCATGACGCTCGGGGTGCTTCTGGTGCGGGTACCGCGCAGCGAGAAGCCCGCCGACAGCGGGGCGAGCGGGCCGGGCGTCCTCGCGGGCGTCCAGGTCTCCGCGCGCAGCGCCGTGCGGACCCCGCAGTTCTGGTGCCTGTGGGTCATCCTCTGCATGAACGTGACCGCGGGCATCGGCATCCTGGAGAAGGCCGCGCCGATGATCAAGGACTTCTTCGCGGACAGCTCAACGCCGGTCTCGGTGTCGGCTGCGGCCGGCTTCGTCGCGTTGCTGTCGGCGGCCAACATGGCGGGCCGGATCGGCTGGTCGTCGACCTCCGACCTGATCGGCCGCAAGAACATCTACCGCGTCTACCTGGGCGTGGGCGCGCTGATGTACGCGTCGATCGCCTGGTTCGGGGACTCCTCCAAGCCGCTGTTCATCCTGTGCGCGCTGGTGATCCTCTCCTTCTACGGCGGCGGGTTCGCCACCATCCCCGCCTATCTGAAGGACCTCTTCGGGACCTACCAGGTCGGCGCGATCCACGGGCGGCTGCTCACCGCCTGGTCCACGGCCGGGGTCCTCGGCCCGCTGATCGTCAACTGGATCGCCGACCGGCAGGAGGAGGCAGGCAAGCACGGCTCTGCGCTCTACGGGCTGTCGTTCTACATCATGATCGGACTGCTCGCCGTCGGCTTCGTCGCCAATGAGCTCGTCCGCCCCGTCGACCCCCGCCACCACATCCCCGCGCCGAAGGAGGCCGCCGATGTCCAGCGAGAGCAGTCCGTCTGA
- a CDS encoding bile acid:sodium symporter family protein, producing the protein MPIDPYILLLLGTVGLAALLPARGTGADVASGASTAAIAFLFFLYGARLSTREALEGLKHWRLHATVLACTFVVFPLLGLAARGLEPVFLTHDLYIGLLFLTLVPSTIQSSIAFTSMARGNVPAAICAGSFSSLVGIVVTPLLAATLLGSTGGGFSLDSLLEIVLQLLVPFLAGQVLRRWIGGFVTRHKKVLGLVDRGSILLVVYTAFSEGVVEGIWHQVSPGRLAGLLVVEAVLLAVMLALTWYGGKTLGFNREDRITIQFAGSKKSLAAGLPMASVLFGAQASLAVLPLMLFHQMQLMVCAVIAKRRSHDPVTGSEIDSGVTAQDSSRISAGTATHPG; encoded by the coding sequence GCCTCCACGGCCGCCATCGCCTTCCTCTTCTTCCTCTACGGCGCCCGCCTCTCCACCCGCGAGGCGCTGGAGGGACTGAAACACTGGCGGCTGCACGCCACGGTCCTCGCCTGTACGTTCGTCGTCTTCCCGCTGCTCGGCCTGGCCGCCCGTGGACTCGAACCGGTGTTCCTGACGCACGACCTCTACATCGGCCTGCTCTTCCTCACCCTCGTCCCGTCCACCATCCAGTCGTCGATAGCCTTCACCTCGATGGCCCGGGGCAATGTGCCCGCCGCGATCTGCGCGGGCTCCTTCTCCTCCCTCGTCGGCATCGTCGTCACCCCGCTGCTCGCGGCCACGCTGCTCGGCAGCACCGGCGGCGGCTTCTCGCTCGACTCGCTCCTCGAAATCGTGCTCCAGCTACTGGTCCCCTTCCTCGCCGGGCAGGTGCTCCGGCGCTGGATCGGCGGGTTCGTCACCCGGCACAAGAAGGTGCTCGGCCTGGTCGACCGGGGCTCGATCCTTCTCGTCGTCTACACCGCGTTCAGTGAGGGCGTGGTCGAGGGCATCTGGCACCAGGTCAGCCCCGGCCGGCTCGCCGGACTCCTGGTCGTCGAGGCCGTACTGCTCGCGGTGATGCTGGCGCTCACCTGGTACGGCGGCAAGACGCTCGGTTTCAACCGGGAGGACCGGATCACGATCCAGTTCGCCGGCTCGAAGAAGTCCCTGGCCGCCGGACTGCCCATGGCGAGCGTCCTGTTCGGCGCCCAGGCCTCGCTGGCGGTGCTGCCGCTGATGCTCTTCCACCAGATGCAGCTGATGGTGTGCGCGGTGATCGCCAAACGCCGCTCGCACGACCCGGTGACCGGGTCCGAGATCGACTCGGGGGTCACCGCACAGGACTCGTCCCGCATCTCGGCTGGTACAGCAACACATCCCGGCTGA
- a CDS encoding sugar ABC transporter ATP-binding protein, giving the protein MAPEPPLLSMSGITKSFPGVRALDGVDLDVQAGEVHCLLGQNGAGKSTLIKVLAGAHQPDDGTISWRGEPVTLRSPIAAMRLGIATIYQELDLVEHLSVAENVHLGHEPTTAGFVVRGKAAKASTALLLKRLGHPEVDPGRLVGELSAAQQQIVSMARALSHDVRLIVMDEPSAALDPEEVDNLFRIVGDLTTDGVAVVYISHRLEEIRRIGDRVTVLKDGRAVAGGLPAKSTPTREVVALMTGRNVEYVFPERPAPKDAGAAPVLEVQGLARQGEFAPVDLSVRPGEIVGLAGLVGSGRSEILETIYGARKPTAGQVLVDGLVLKPGSVRAAVRAGLGLAPEERKAQALLMLESVTRNVSVSSMSRFARGGWINRGAELGAARAATRELSLRPDNPSVPVRTLSGGNQQKAVLARWLLGGCRVLLLDEPTRGVDVGARAELYAVIRRLADEGLAVLLVSSEVPEVLGLADRVLVLREGQVVHTAPAWELDEHRVLDLVMEGAPVASGSSVAGSSAAGERGPAS; this is encoded by the coding sequence ATGGCACCAGAACCACCGCTGCTCAGCATGTCCGGCATCACCAAGTCGTTCCCCGGCGTCCGGGCCCTCGACGGCGTCGACCTCGACGTCCAGGCCGGTGAAGTGCACTGTCTGCTCGGCCAGAACGGCGCCGGGAAGTCCACGCTCATCAAGGTCCTGGCCGGCGCCCACCAGCCCGACGACGGCACCATCAGTTGGCGCGGCGAGCCGGTCACCCTGCGCTCGCCCATCGCCGCAATGCGCCTCGGCATAGCCACCATCTACCAGGAACTCGACCTGGTGGAGCACCTGTCGGTGGCCGAGAACGTCCACCTGGGTCACGAACCCACGACCGCCGGATTCGTCGTACGGGGGAAGGCCGCGAAAGCGTCAACTGCCCTACTGCTCAAGCGACTTGGACATCCAGAGGTCGATCCGGGCCGTCTGGTCGGGGAGTTGTCGGCGGCGCAGCAGCAGATCGTGTCGATGGCGCGGGCGCTCTCCCACGACGTACGGCTGATCGTCATGGACGAGCCCTCCGCCGCGCTCGACCCGGAGGAGGTCGACAACCTCTTCCGCATCGTCGGCGACCTGACCACCGACGGGGTCGCCGTCGTCTACATCTCACACCGTCTGGAGGAGATCCGCCGTATCGGCGACCGCGTGACCGTCCTCAAGGACGGCCGGGCGGTGGCGGGCGGGCTGCCCGCGAAGTCCACGCCGACCCGCGAGGTCGTCGCCCTGATGACGGGCCGCAACGTCGAGTACGTCTTCCCGGAGCGCCCCGCGCCGAAGGACGCGGGCGCCGCACCGGTTCTCGAAGTCCAGGGGCTGGCCAGACAGGGCGAGTTCGCGCCCGTCGACCTCTCCGTGCGACCCGGCGAGATCGTCGGACTGGCGGGCCTGGTCGGGTCCGGGCGCTCGGAGATCCTGGAAACCATCTATGGCGCCCGTAAGCCGACGGCCGGTCAAGTCCTCGTCGACGGACTGGTGTTGAAGCCGGGCAGTGTACGAGCCGCAGTGCGTGCCGGGCTCGGGCTCGCCCCGGAGGAACGCAAGGCACAGGCCCTGCTGATGCTGGAGTCCGTCACCCGCAATGTGTCGGTCTCCTCCATGTCCCGCTTCGCACGCGGCGGTTGGATCAACCGGGGCGCCGAACTGGGCGCCGCCCGCGCCGCCACCCGTGAGCTGTCGCTGCGGCCCGACAACCCCTCCGTACCCGTCCGCACCCTCTCCGGCGGCAACCAGCAGAAGGCCGTCCTGGCCCGCTGGCTGCTGGGCGGCTGCCGCGTCCTGCTGCTCGACGAACCGACCCGGGGCGTCGACGTCGGTGCCCGAGCCGAGCTGTACGCGGTGATCCGCCGCCTCGCCGACGAGGGCCTCGCCGTCCTGCTGGTCTCCAGCGAAGTGCCCGAAGTGCTCGGCCTCGCCGACCGTGTCCTGGTACTGCGCGAGGGCCAGGTCGTCCATACGGCACCCGCCTGGGAACTCGACGAACACCGCGTGCTCGACCTTGTGATGGAAGGAGCCCCCGTGGCCAGTGGAAGCTCTGTGGCCGGCAGCTCTGCGGCCGGTGAAAGGGGCCCGGCATCATGA